From Triticum aestivum cultivar Chinese Spring chromosome 4A, IWGSC CS RefSeq v2.1, whole genome shotgun sequence, a single genomic window includes:
- the LOC123084812 gene encoding probable prolyl 4-hydroxylase 6, which produces MAPLFQRVLLAVLLLASTASSSFATAGRGGGRGRFDPTRAVHVSWRPRAFLYKGFLSEAECDHLIALAEEGGLQKSMVVDRLTGKSVMSQVRTSSGTFLPKKQDQVVARIEERIAAWTMLPQENGESIQVLRYESGQKYEPHVDFIRHTAKGYHSRGGHRVATVLMYLSDVKMGDETVFPNSDAESLQPKDDTWSECARSGYAVKPVKGDAVLFFSLHPNGTTDPDSLHGSCPVIDGEKWSATKWIHVRPFDSRPRVPSTAGCGDENDLCPRWAANGECAKNPRYMVGTPGNPGFCRKSCNACTGTL; this is translated from the exons ATGGCTCCCCTGTTCCAGCGCGTCCTCCTCGCCGTCCTGCTGCTCGCCagcacggcctcctcctccttcgccaccgccggccgcggcggcggccgcgggcgcTTCGACCCCACCCGCGCCGTCCACGTCTCGTGGCGCCCCAG GGCGTTCCTGTACAAGGGGTTCCTGTCGGAGGCGGAGTGCGATCACCTCATCGCGCTG GCGGAGGAGGGTGGCCTGCAGAAGTCGATGGTGGTGGACCGGCTGACGGGGAAGAGCGTGATGAGCCAGGTGCGCACCAGCTCCGGAACGTTCCTCCCCAAGAAGCAG GACCAAGTTGTGGCGAGGATAGAGGAGAGGATCGCCGCCTGGACCATGCTGCCACAGG AGAACGGCGAGAGCATCCAGGTGCTCCGGTACGAGAGCGGCCAGAAGTACGAGCCGCACGTCGACTTCATCCGGCACACTGCCAAGGGATACCATTCCCGCGGGGGGCACCGCGTCGCCACCGTGCTCATGTACCTGTCCGACGTCAAGATGGGCGACGAgaccgtcttccccaactccgac GCCGAGTCGTTGCAGCCCAAAGACGACACATGGTCAGAGTGTGCACGAAGTGGGTACGCAG TGAAACCTGTGAAGGGCGACGCGGTGCTCTTCTTCAGCCTGCACCCCAACGGGACGACGGACCCGGACAGCCTGCACGGGAGCTGCCCCGTGATCGACGGCGAGAAGTGGTCGGCGACCAAGTGGATCCACGTCCGACCCTTCGACAGCCGCCCTCGCGTGCCGTCCACCGCCGGATGCGGGGACGAGAACGATCTCTGCCCTCGGTGGGCTGCCAATGGCGAGTGCGCCAAGAACCCTCGCTACATGGTCGGAACCCCCGGCAACCCCGGCTTCTGCCGGAAGAGCTGCAACGCGTGCACCGGTACACTGTAG
- the LOC123084810 gene encoding glycerol-3-phosphate acyltransferase RAM2: MVVASEEPFPAVHKCDASRRGDHTVVSDLDGTLLRSRSAFPYYALVAFETGGVPRLALLLLLAPLAGLLYHAVSEAAGVRVLVFAATAGARVADIESAARAVLPRFYADDVHPDAWRVFAACGRRWVVTATPRVMAEPFLRDHLGADAVAGTELATWRGRATGLVDSRRGVLVGERKAEALREMVRDGDAPEVGLGDRRSDYAFMSVCKEAYLVPREPVDAVGVDKLRKPVIFHDGRLVQRPTPLAALLAVVWYPIGFLLACVRVAAGSLVPMPWQYHVYRALGVRVVVRGAPPPRPKHAEGRTGALFACSHRTLLDPVFISVALGRPVSVVTYSLSRLSEFLSPIRTVRLTRDRATDAAAIRRLLAGGDLAVCPEGTTCREPFLLRFSSLFAELSDDIVPVATECRMSMFHGTTARGWKGMDPFYLFMNPRLEYTVTFLDRLPAEHTCGGGGRSSHEVANHVQRIIASALSFECTGFTRKDKYLALAGNDGIVRPRKGT, translated from the exons ATGGTGGTAGCCAGCGAGGAGCCGTTCCCGGCGGTGCACAAGTGCGACGCGTCGCGCCGCGGCGACCACACGGTGGTGTCGGACCTGGACGGCACGCTGCTCCGGTCGCGGAGCGCCTTCCCGTACTACGCGCTCGTCGCCTTCGAGACCGGCGGCGTGCCGCGCCTCGCGCTCCTCCTGCTCCTGGCGCCGCTCGCCGGGTTGCTGTACCACGCGGTGTCGGAGGCGGCCGGGGTGCGGGTGCTGGTgttcgcggccaccgctggcgcgcgCGTGGCGGACATCGAGTCCGCGGCGCGCGCCGTGCTGCCCAGGTTCTACGCGGACGACGTGCACCCGGACGCGTGGCGCGTGTTCGCGGCGTGCGGGCGGAGGTGGGTGGTGACCGCCACGCCCAGGGTGATGGCGGAGCCGTTCCTGCGCGACCACCTCGGCGCCGACGCCGTCGCCGGCACGGAGCTCGCGACGTGGCGCGGGCGCGCCACGGGGCTGGTGGACTCGCGCCGGGGCGTGCTCGTCGGCGAGAGGAAGGCGGAGGCGCTGAGGGAGATGGTCCGCGACGGCGACGCGCCGGAGGTCGGGCTGGGCGACCGGAGGTCCGACTACGCCTTCATGAGCGTTTGCAAG GAGGCGTACCTCGTGCCGCGGGAGCCGGTGGACGCCGTGGGCGTGGACAAGCTGCGGAAGCCGGTGATCTTCCACGACGGCCGCCTCGTCCAGCGGCCGACCCCTCTCGCCGCGCTGCTCGCCGTGGTGTGGTACCCCATCGGCTTCCTGCTCGCGTGCGTCCGGGTCGCCGCGGGGTCGCTCGTCCCGATGCCGTGGCAGTACCACGTGTACCGGGCTCTGGGCGTGCGCGTCGTGGTGCGGGGCGCTCCCCCGCCGCGCCCGAAGCATGCCGAGGGCCGCACGGGCGCGCTCTTTGCCTGCTCCCACCGCACGCTCCTGGACCCGGTCTTCATCTCCGTGGCGCTCGGCCGCCCCGTGTCCGTCGTCACCTACTCGCTCTCCCGCCTCTCCGAGTTCCTCTCGCCGATTCGCACCGTCCGCCTCACCCGCGACCgcgccaccgacgccgccgccATCAGGCGCCTGCTCGCCGGGGGCGACCTGGCCGTCTGCCCCGAGGGGACCACGTGCCGGGAGCCCTTCCTGCTGCGCTTCTCGTCGCTCTTCGCGGAGCTCAGCGACGACATCGTGCCCGTGGCGACCGAGTGCCGGATGAGCATGTTCCACGGCACCACGGCCAGGGGCTGGAAGGGGATGGACCCCTTCTACCTCTTCATGAACCCGCGGCTGGAGTACACGGTGACGTTCCTCGACAGGCTGCCGGCGGAGCACAcctgcggcggcggtgggaggtcgagccacgaggtggccaaccACGTGCAGAGGATCATCGCCTCGGCGCTCTCCTTCGAGTGCACCGGCTTCACCAGGAAGGACAAGTACCTGGCGCTCGCCGGCAACGACGGCATCGTCCGGCCGCGCAAGGGCACGTGA